From Chryseotalea sp. WA131a:
TTCGGGAATTTTTCTTTTACAACACCCATTCTTGCTTCGGCCAACGCAAAGCAATTGGCATCATTTGCAATGGAGATCTCCATTCCCAACAATTTCTCTAAGTCGGTCTTCATAGGCTGAAAGTTCATGCACTCGCTGTTGCAGCCCTTCATGGTGCCTAGCTTAGGATCTAATGTTCCTGGCGTTCCTATGCCCAATTTGGCGGGACGGTAGCCCATCTTCTGCTCCATCATTTCCACCAGTTTTTTTATTTGACCAAGAATATGTTGGTAGCCATTTTCAGCACCGGTAGGTACACGGTCGCGAAAAAGAATTTCATTAAGGCCACTGGCCCCTAAAACAACCCCTTCGGCTTTGGTGCCTCCAAGGTCGATACCCCATAAGTGGTTTCCTTTATTCATCTGAACATTTAAATATTATTTCAATTATAAGTAAAAGTTGGCAGTAGGCAGTTAGTAGTCTACAAAATGTTTTGACGCGTGCTCTTAGGATATGGCATAAACAACGGCCTCCCAAGCCCGCAGCTCACTTAACTTCCCTATTTCGTAGTTACCAATTAATCGCTTTGCCCCCTCAGGGATTGGAAAGTTAGTCACCTCATCAGAAAAATTCAGCAATACCAATATCTTTTCTTGCCCCCGCATCCGCCAAAACGCAAATAGTTGTTCGTTCGAATTCTCAATGGGCTGATAGTGACCAATACTTAAGACTTCGCTTTGCTTTCGGATCTTCACCATCTCTTGAAAATAATAAAGAATAGAACTTGCCTTGTTGCTTTGGTCCTCTACATTGATGGTGAATCTATTTGGATTTACGGGCATCCAAGGTTGGCCTTCGGTAAATCCACCATGAGATTTATTATTCCACTGCATAGGAGTACGTGCATTATCTCGTCCGCTGTAGTTAGCGACTTTTAAGAAATCCATTTCACTAATTCCTTTCCGCTGCGCTTCCCGCCAACCGTTTTGTGTTTCAATATCCCACGATTCGCCCACAGAATTTAAAATGGTATTGGTCATGCCAATTTCATCACCTTGAAAAATGAACGGTGTACCCCGCATGGAAAGAAGCAAAGTAATCAGCAACTTACTCGATTGCTCCCAATACACTTTGTCGTTGCCCCAGCGCGAAACCATGCGCGCGAAGTCATGATTCCCCAGAAAAATACTTCCCCACCCTTGTTTGGCGAAGGCATCGTCCCATGTTTTAAATACTTGTTTGAAGTCGGCCATCGTCCACGGCTTGGGGTCAAATCTTCCTTGTGGGCCTTGATCCATAAACATGTGGCCAAAATGAAAAATCATATTAAGGCCATGGTGCTCGTCCAAATAATCAACTGCATTTTGAGGTGTAATGCCAGGGCCTTCACCCACAGTTATTACATCATAATGGTTCCACACTTTTTCGCGAGCCTCGCGAATAAACTCTTTCAAGCGCGGTCCATTGGCATAAAATTTCTCAATCGTTTCGTTAAAATTATCCGTATCCGTATCCGGAAAATCCATCCGCTTCGAAATGGCAGATATCACATCAAACCGCAAACCATCTACGCCCTTGTCAAGCCAAAATTTCATTAGCTGATTAATCTCTTCTCTCACCTTTGGGTTCTCCCAATTCAAGTCTGGCTGCTTGCGCGAAAACAAATGCAAATAATATTCATTCGTGGTTTCATCAAGTTGCCAGGCACTACCACCAAAAAAAGATGACCAATTGTTGGGCGGCTCATTGCCTTTTCCCTTTCGCCAGAAGTAGTAATCGCGGTAGGGATTGTCGATTGATTTTTTTGATTGCTCAAACCATTCGTGTTCATCGGAAGAGTGGTTGAGCACCAAGTCCATGATTAGCTTTACCCCACGGGCATGAAGTCCTTCAATCAATGCATCAAAATCCTGCATGGTGCCAAACTCTGGTTGAATGGCGTAATAATCGCTGATGTCGTACCCACCATCATCGTTGGGCGATTTGTAAATTGGGTTTAGCCAAACGGCATCTACACCCAACGATTTGATGTAATCTAATTTTTGGATGATGCCCTGCAAATCCCCTACCCCATCCGCATTACTATCATAAAAGCTGCGTGGATAAATTTGATAAACGATGGCGTGTTTGTACCAAGATTGGGAATTAGGCATTGGGCATTAGGGATTGGATTAGGGATAAGAATAAAGCATTTGACTTAGTTAC
This genomic window contains:
- a CDS encoding alpha-glucosidase, whose amino-acid sequence is MPNSQSWYKHAIVYQIYPRSFYDSNADGVGDLQGIIQKLDYIKSLGVDAVWLNPIYKSPNDDGGYDISDYYAIQPEFGTMQDFDALIEGLHARGVKLIMDLVLNHSSDEHEWFEQSKKSIDNPYRDYYFWRKGKGNEPPNNWSSFFGGSAWQLDETTNEYYLHLFSRKQPDLNWENPKVREEINQLMKFWLDKGVDGLRFDVISAISKRMDFPDTDTDNFNETIEKFYANGPRLKEFIREAREKVWNHYDVITVGEGPGITPQNAVDYLDEHHGLNMIFHFGHMFMDQGPQGRFDPKPWTMADFKQVFKTWDDAFAKQGWGSIFLGNHDFARMVSRWGNDKVYWEQSSKLLITLLLSMRGTPFIFQGDEIGMTNTILNSVGESWDIETQNGWREAQRKGISEMDFLKVANYSGRDNARTPMQWNNKSHGGFTEGQPWMPVNPNRFTINVEDQSNKASSILYYFQEMVKIRKQSEVLSIGHYQPIENSNEQLFAFWRMRGQEKILVLLNFSDEVTNFPIPEGAKRLIGNYEIGKLSELRAWEAVVYAIS